A window of the Streptomyces sp. JB150 genome harbors these coding sequences:
- the hisN gene encoding histidinol-phosphatase: MPDYLDDLRLAHVLADAADAATMDRFQAIDLKVETKPDMTPVSEADQAAEELIRGQLQRARPRDAILGEEYGVEGTGPRRWVIDPIDGTKNYVRGVPVWATLIALMEAGEGGYQPVAGVVSAPALGRRWWAAKGHGAFTGRSLQKATRLHVSRVSKLADASFAYSSLSGWEEQGRLNGFLDLTREVWRTRAYGDFWPYMMVAEGSVDLCAEPELSLWDMAANAIIVTEAGGTFTGLDGRPGPHSGNAAASNGLLHDELLGYLNRRH, from the coding sequence ATGCCGGACTACCTCGACGACCTCCGCCTCGCCCACGTCCTCGCGGACGCCGCAGACGCCGCCACCATGGACCGCTTCCAGGCCATCGACCTCAAGGTCGAGACCAAGCCGGACATGACACCGGTCAGCGAAGCGGACCAGGCCGCCGAGGAGCTCATCCGCGGCCAACTGCAGCGCGCCCGGCCACGGGACGCGATCCTCGGCGAGGAGTACGGCGTCGAGGGCACCGGCCCCCGCCGCTGGGTGATCGACCCGATCGACGGCACCAAGAACTACGTGCGCGGCGTCCCCGTCTGGGCGACCCTGATCGCGCTGATGGAAGCGGGCGAGGGCGGCTACCAGCCCGTCGCCGGCGTGGTCTCCGCGCCCGCGCTCGGCCGCCGCTGGTGGGCGGCGAAGGGCCACGGCGCGTTCACCGGCCGCAGCCTGCAGAAGGCGACCCGGCTGCACGTCTCGCGGGTCTCGAAGCTGGCGGACGCCTCGTTCGCGTACTCCTCGCTCTCCGGCTGGGAGGAGCAGGGCCGGCTGAACGGCTTCCTGGACCTGACCCGCGAGGTGTGGCGCACGCGCGCGTACGGCGACTTCTGGCCGTACATGATGGTGGCCGAGGGGTCGGTCGACCTGTGCGCCGAGCCCGAGCTGTCGCTGTGGGACATGGCCGCGAACGCGATCATCGTCACCGAGGCGGGCGGCACCTTCACCGGCCTGGACGGCCGCCCGGGTCCGCACAGCGGCAACGCGGCGGCGTCGAACGGCCTGCTCCACGACGAGCTGCTGGGGTACCTGAACCGGCGTCACTGA